In Saccharomycodes ludwigii strain NBRC 1722 chromosome III, whole genome shotgun sequence, one DNA window encodes the following:
- the TMA46 gene encoding translation machinery-associated protein TMA46 (similar to Saccharomyces cerevisiae YOR091W | TMA46 | Translation Machinery Associated) encodes MPPKRNANAKEGRKKDNVDKTFGMKNKNKSKRVQNYIKQVNAQSGDPKKEELKRKKLEEKKLKEAMEAEKKALFNPVIDQRVRAGVDPKTVVCALFKLGNCNKGARCKFSHDLTVGRRMEKKDLYQDTRKLEDTMDKWDEEKLRSVILSKHGNPRTTTDKVCKFFLEAVENGKYGWFWVCPNGGDKCMYKHALPEGFVLKTKEQQRLEREALENQPKITLEEFLETERNKLDKSKLTPITKANFAEWKKTHDIAKINAENTVRRMANGKQKLTGREIIQKHYAENKTWADEEEATYDDGTNGTAWDMSEMQEVIEQERLKEANEHIKDYGDGDNPVF; translated from the coding sequence ATGCCACCAAAGAGAAATGCTAATGCCAAAGAGGGcagaaaaaaggataatGTGGACAAAACTTTTGGtatgaaaaataagaataaatcCAAGAGAGTTCAAAATTACATTAAACAAGTTAATGCACAAAGTGGAGATccaaagaaagaagaactaaagagaaagaaattagaggaaaaaaaactaaaggAGGCTATGGAAgctgaaaaaaaagcattgTTTAACCCAGTAATAGACCAAAGAGTTAGGGCTGGTGTAGATCCAAAAACTGTTGTTTGTGCTTTGTTTAAATTGGGAAATTGTAATAAGGGTGCTCGTTGTAAATTTAGCCATGATTTAACCGTAGGTCGTAGaatggaaaagaaagatttATACCAGGACACTAGAAAATTAGAAGATACTATGGATAAGTGGGATGaggaaaaattaagaagtgttattttatctaaACATGGGAATCCAAGAACTACTACAGATAAAgtttgtaaattttttttggaagcTGTCGAAAATGGAAAGTATGGTTGGTTTTGGGTTTGTCCAAACGGCGGTGATAAATGTATGTATAAACACGCTCTTCCTGAGGGTTTTGTATTGAAAACCAAAGAGCAACAGAGATTAGAAAGGGAAGCTTTAGAAAACCAACCAAAGATTACGTTGGAAGAATTTTTAGAAACAGAGAGaaataaattggataaATCTAAACTAACCCCAATTACTAAGGCCAATTTTGCCGAATGGAAAAAAACACATGATATTGCAAAAATTAATGCAGAAAATACCGTTAGGCGAATGGCCAATGGTAAGCAGAAATTGACCGGACGTgaaataattcaaaaacattatgctgaaaacaaaacatgggctgatgaagaagaagccACTTATGATGATGGTACTAATGGTACTGCTTGGGATATGTCTGAAATGCAAGAAGTTATCGAGCAAGAAAGACTAAAAGAAGCAAACGAGCATATTAAAGATTATGGTGATGGTGATAATCCAGTATTTTAG
- the PTC5 gene encoding type 2C protein phosphatase PTC5 (similar to Saccharomyces cerevisiae YOR090C | PTC5 | Phosphatase Two C) encodes MGQSRIIVKRAVTELVSRSNAATKNQTLALKRKALDTYKKFYYSTASAKNSTTNKCHGNTNGSTTSKNLTKIAYAAASTFVACYYMYYGSFNNNTFFIRSDSNTGEVRNYSTTTVNNKQPLSPSTSTFNGNIDNGTITKAGIERTKSYSTDTIPILSPDEVEKVLHANEYSYLVDRNGSKIFRFDVSQLPSNNPIEDNHVEQILAIPSTKDDIWFFGIFDGHSGPFTSAKLAKDIVPYVTHYLRENLGSDAPNFENDLLVETALKGAFLSLDNDIVLNGFKELFNQPSKRTLLEKTMPAVSGACCLLSMYDTLSSTLRVALAGDSRALLVSSVESENNNDAAWKVKSLTIDQTGDNIEEIERIRSEHPEDEFKTCIRNGRILGSLQPSRAFGDYRYKIDGIDNRKISDLPSEVKMFLRAPPKNLKTPPYVTAEPVVTSVKIDPSKDKFMVIASDGLFELLSNEEIASLVINWKDKAVNKHSVVDVSPDLESQRPPFRYKSSKTESSDAINNNRPLLQDENIATHIIRNALSCGGKQDYVNAFVSIPSPMSRSYRDDLTVTVVFFGKDEKPEVGSAANKNTGGVYLNEIGTTPIAKPKL; translated from the coding sequence atGGGACAATCAAGAATTATTGTAAAAAGAGCAGTTACAGAATTGGTTTCTAGAAGTAATGCTGCTACTAAGAATCAGACTCTAGCtcttaaaagaaaagcttTAGACAcctataaaaaattttattatagtACTGCAAGTGCCAAAAATTCTACTACAAATAAATGTCACGGAAACACTAATGGTAGCACTACCAGTAAAAATCTCACAAAAATTGCTTATGCGGCTGCCTCTACTTTTGTTGCCTGCTATTACATGTATTATGGTtcatttaataacaataccttttttattaggtCTGATAGTAATACTGGAGAGGTAAGAAATTATTCTACCACTactgttaataataaacaaccGTTGTCTCCATCTACATCAACTTTTAACGGTAATATCGATAATGGTACAATTACAAAAGCTGGTATAGAGCGTACGAAATCGTACTCAACTGATACAATACCTATATTATCACCAGATGAGGTAGAAAAGGTCTTGCATGCTAATGAATATAGTTATTTAGTGGATCGCAATGGAagtaaaatttttagatttGATGTTTCTCAATTGCCATCCAATAATCCAATAGAAGATAATCATGTTGAACAAATCTTGGCCATTCCATCCACAAAAGATGATATATGGTTTTTTGGCATTTTTGATGGACATTCAGGCCCATTTACTAGTGCTAAGTTAGCCAAAGATATTGTACCATATGTAACGCATTATTTAAGAGAAAATTTAGGGTCCGATGCCCccaattttgaaaatgacTTGTTGGTAGAGACCGCTTTAAAGGGTGCATTTTTATCCTTGGATAACGATATCGTACTTAACGGTTTTAAGGAGCTTTTCAATCAACCTTCAAAACGAACCCTACTAGAAAAAACTATGCCGGCCGTATCTGGCGCATGTTGTTTATTAAGTATGTATGACACTTTGAGCTCTACTCTAAGGGTGGCTTTAGCTGGTGATTCAAGAGCATTATTGGTATCGTCAGTGGAATCAGAAAACAACAACGACGCTGCTTGGAAAGTTAAATCGTTAACTATAGATCAAACAGGTGATAATATCGAAGAAATAGAGAGGATTAGATCTGAGCATCCTGAAGatgaatttaaaacatGTATAAGGAATGGGCGTATTTTAGGCTCGTTACAGCCTTCTCGTGCCTTTGGTGATTATAGATATAAGATTGATGGTATTGATAACAGGAAAATAAGTGATTTACCATCGGAGgttaaaatgtttttaagaGCACCGCcaaagaatttaaaaacgCCACCCTATGTCACTGCCGAACCTGTTGTTACTAGTGTTAAAATCGATCCATCCAAGGATAAATTTATGGTTATTGCTAGTGATGGGTTGTTTGAATTGTTAAGCAACGAGGAGATTGCCTCCCTGGTAATTAATTGGAAAGATAAAGCTGTAAATAAGCATTCTGTCGTTGATGTTTCTCCAGACCTTGAATCACAAAGACCACCTTTCAGATATAAGTCTTCCAAAACTGAATCTTCAGATgcaattaataataataggcCTTTATTGCAAGATGAAAATATTGCTACCCATATAATTAGAAACGCATTAAGTTGTGGTGGTAAACAAGACTATGTAAATGCTTTTGTTAGTATTCCATCACCAATGAGTAGGTCGTACAGAGACGATTTAACTGTGACTGTTGTGTTTTTTGGTAAGGATGAAAAGCCAGAAGTTGGCAGTGCtgctaataaaaataccggtggtgtttatttaaatgaaattGGAACTACACCAATTGCAAAACCTAAGttatga
- the VPS21 gene encoding Rab family GTPase VPS21 (similar to Saccharomyces cerevisiae YOR089C | VPS21 | Vacuolar Protein Sorting (paralog of YNL093W | YPT53)) has translation MNATTNQATSIKLVLLGESAVGKSSIVLRFVSNDFAENKEPTIGAAFLTQRVTLPDDTIIKFEIWDTAGQERFASLAPMYYRNAQAAVVVYDLTSPQSFLKARHWVKLLREQSGNNIIIALVANKLDLCEEQAQPETEQEETEPRGNVRKVAKEEGQKLADDEGLMFFETSAKTGEGINNVFLSIAEKIPLKKKGNEQESATFNGNGQSENSTSSNGRIDLNARNGSSEACGC, from the coding sequence ATGAACGCCACCACAAATCAAGCAACTTCTATTAAATTGGTATTACTAGGTGAATCCGCTGTTGGTAAATCATCCATTGTCCTACGTTTTGTTTCCAATGATTTTgctgaaaataaagaaccAACTATTGGTGCAGCCTTTTTAACTCAACGTGTTACTCTACCCGATGAtacaattataaaattcGAAATTTGGGATACTGCAGGCCAAGAACGTTTTGCTAGTTTAGCTCCTATGTATTATCGTAATGCCCAAgctgctgttgttgtttatgACTTAACTTCTCCTCAATCTTTCTTAAAGGCCAGACACTGGGTTAAATTGTTACGTGAACAAAGTgggaataatattataatcgCGCTAGTGGCGAATAAGTTGGACCTATGTGAAGAACAAGCACAACCAGAGACTGAACAAGAAGAAACCGAACCTAGGGGAAATGTTAGGAAAGTGGCTAAAGAAGAAGGCCAAAAACTGGCTGATGATGAAGGGTTGATGTTTTTTGAGACATCTGCTAAAACAGGTGAAGGGATTAATAACGTTTTTCTATCTATTGCTGAAAAAAtaccattaaaaaagaagggaAATGAGCAGGAATCTGCTACTTTCAATGGCAATGGTCAAAGTGAGAATAGTACTAGTAGTAATGGCAGAATCGATTTGAATGCTAGAAATGGATCAAGCGAAGCATGTGGTTGTTag
- a CDS encoding S-adenosylmethionine-dependent methyltransferase (similar to Saccharomyces cerevisiae YNL092W | S-adenosylmethionine-dependent protein methyltransferase): protein MRKDSTATAVNNKNNNNNNNNNNNNNNRDGLITDVEEKKAFFKVINSFRCYGEYMQQNYWKPRAIKWDTLPKEQQECLPWYKSYLEEYRMCILQNAKFLNDVADHAIYSWGYHDEDNDDMEMQPSISDMEKTLSLFTQIVREWSEECKEERGISRKLILDALNSYKDKENTIILVPGCGLGRLIVDLVCEGYQVEGNEFTYHMLILLRYVLNSGLTINSIKIFPHIHTFSHFKTHLEQLKPTSIPDIDIYKSIMSDECKGAINSINTGSFIDLYGSNSNFIRYSDFYSIHPRITRAENTSSKNVIITQFFIDTGENILEYLESVSNCLVSGGYWINFGPLKYHFEDSYGAMDIYQKDVYSNGQEYNRHQNVPLRGLELSYDDIINVSCNGRFNFKLINSKFDILSTYGKNRNNLFNCAFWVMQKKR from the coding sequence atgcGCAAAGATTCTACTGCCACTgctgttaataataaaaataacaataacaataataataataataataataataataatagagaTGGGTTAATCACAGATGTAGAGGAGAAAAAGgccttttttaaagttatcAATTCATTTAGATGCTATGGGGAATATATGCaacaaaattattggaaacCAAGAGCGATCAAGTGGGATACCTTGCCAAAAGAACAGCAAGAATGTTTACCTTGGTACAAATCATATTTAGAAGAATATCGCATGTgtattttacaaaatgcCAAGTTTTTGAATGATGTAGCAGATCATGCAATTTATTCTTGGGGATATCATGATGAAGATAACGACGATATGGAAATGCAGCCATCGATATCAGATATGGAAAAAACATTATCACTTTTTACTCAAATTGTTAGAGAATGGTCTGAAGAGTGTAAAGAAGAGCGTGGAATATCTAGGAAATTAATTTTGGACGCACTAAATTCatataaagataaagaaaatacaaTTATTTTAGTACCCGGGTGTGGGTTAGGTAGATTAATTGTAGATTTAGTGTGTGAAGGCTATCAAGTGGAAGGCAACGAATTTACTTATCATATGTTGATTTTACTTCGATACGTTTTAAATTCAGGCTTGACAATAAACtctattaaaatattcccTCATATACACACTTTTTCTCATTTTAAAACACATTTGGAGCAGTTGAAACCGACTTCAATCCCtgatatagatatatataaaagtatAATGAGTGATGAGTGCAAAGGTGCAATTAATTCTATAAATACTGGAAGTTTTATTGACCTATATGGCTCAAACTCCAATTTTATAAGGTATTCTGATTTTTATAGTATACATCCAAGAATTACCAGAGCTGAAAACACATCTAGCAAAAATGTGATTATAactcaattttttattgacactggagaaaatattttagagTATTTGGAAAGTGTTTCCAATTGTTTAGTAAGTGGTGGGTATTGGATTAATTTTGGACCCTTAAAGTATCATTTCGAGGATAGTTATGGCGCAATGgatatttatcaaaaagaTGTTTATTCAAACGGTCAAGAATACAATAGACATCAAAATGTTCCGCTAAGGGGGTTAGAATTAAGTTACGATGACATTATTAACGTTTCGTGCAATGGTcggtttaattttaaattaattaattcaaaatttgatattttatccACGTAtggtaaaaatagaaataatttatttaattgtgCATTTTGGGTgatgcaaaaaaaaagatag
- the YVC1 gene encoding Yvc1p (similar to Saccharomyces cerevisiae YOR087W | YVC1 | Yeast Vacuolar Conductance) — MPPKTLLEDATRDHDNCKDSRYPLLPIHNGQVKISPIPPNSRQVLRICINLKELIDNIIPIAFDENLIICDNSRILNVNVIKLAREACGGNLKEEKSYMKYQAVLIFCLLKVCEWYWSLAEYELFNEELHNLRATTAQTICKIILEEEEQIGHFEHLFINMLCRRYVINENDEDSDPRSAFELASDMHATIVISSSGYQRCLKWLWRGWIVQSKTDTSQYEICDTIGITKIKPHFHPERIKSPIYQNILEIFFSVVYLILFSIVVNSKGSAAVSPIDFFESLFYIFTVGFIYDEIVKIYHVGSNYLSFWNVFNDSMYTIIVISVIFRFMGLFKCPGNPDSSQNEYWDKMAYRILSCVSPLIWSRLLLYLDSQTFVGALLVVLKQMMKESLIFFFLLILIMLGFLQGFLGLDSADGKREITGPIIGNLLLTILGYGSFNTFENFAYPYAAVLYYSYCFIVTVILLNILIALYSTAYQNIIDNANNEYFALLAQKTLRFIRAPDENVYVPPLNLVELSLFPISYCLCRFKIRKWKTLHNWVMTFLYFPFLCYISVKEVGEAKRISYNRIKRLPDDSNEIDTPWNLTDGYSDENDDLFNPDVIGSIRANRCKNKTALKLQKEAENEDPFFNVTNNWHVNVKKSVQPYDKGSISGIGWENYALYERFKDFKKN, encoded by the coding sequence ATGCCCCCTAAGACTTTATTAGAGGACGCTACCAGAGATCATGATAATTGTAAAGATTCTCGTTACCCATTATTACCAATTCACAATGGTCAGGTGAAAATCTCCCCTATACCTCCCAACAGTCGTCAAGTTCTTAGAATATGCatcaatttaaaagaattaattgACAATATCATTCCAATTGCATTTGATGAAAATCTAATCATTTGTGATAATTCCCGTATTTTAAATGTCAatgtaataaaattggCTAGAGAAGCTTGTGGTGGCAACttaaaagaagagaaatCATACATGAAATACCAAGCtgttcttattttttgtttactaAAAGTTTGTGAGTGGTATTGGAGCTTAGCAGAATACGAATTGTTTAATGAAGAGTTACATAATTTGAGGGCCACTACTGCTCAAACCATCtgtaaaattattttagaagaagaagaacaaaTAGGTCATTTTGAacatttgtttattaacaTGTTGTGCCGCAGATATgttataaatgaaaatgatgaagataGTGATCCAAGAAGTGCTTTTGAATTGGCGAGTGATATGCATGCAAcaattgttattagtagtagtggATATCAGCGCTGTTTAAAATGGTTATGGAGGGGTTGGATTGTCCAAAGTAAGACTGATACTAGCCAATACGAAATTTGTGACACTATTGGTataactaaaataaaaccacATTTTCATCCGGAAAGGATTAAGTCTCCCATATATCAGAATATAttggaaatttttttcagcgttgtttatttaattttgttttctattGTTGTCAATTCCAAAGGCTCAGCAGCGGTGAGTccaattgatttttttgaaagtttattttatatattcaCTGTTGGTTTTATCTACGATGAAATAGTTAAAATTTACCACGTAGGTAGTAATTATCTTTCATTTTGGAACGTTTTCAATGATTCTATGTAcactattattgtcattagTGTTATTTTCAGATTTATGGGGTTGTTTAAATGTCCTGGCAATCCAGATAGTTCCCAAAATGAATATTGGGATAAAATGGCCTATCGTATCTTATCATGCGTGAGCCCACTGATTTGGTCTagattattgttatatcTAGATTCTCAAACCTTTGTTGGCGCATTATTAGTCGTTTTGAAACAAATGATGAAGGAGagtcttattttttttttcctactAATTTTGATTATGCTTGGATTTCTACAAGGCTTTTTAGGGTTAGATTCTGCTGATGGTAAACGTGAAATCACCGGTCCTATAATTGGGAATTTATTACTAACAATTTTAGGATATGGTTCTTTTAATACGTTTGAAAACTTCGCCTACCCATACGCTGCTGTGTTATATTACAGCTACTGTTTTATTGTCACCGTTATTTTACTAAACATTTTGATTGCTTTGTATTCTACAGCATATCAAAACATTATAGACAATGCCAATAACGAATATTTTGCATTGTTAGCTCAAAAAACGTTGAGATTTATTAGAGCCCCTGATGAAAACGTATATGTCCCCCCCTTGAACTTGGTTGAATTATCTTTGTTCCCTATATCCTATTGTTTGTGCCGTTTCAAAATCCGTAAGTGGAAAACTTTACACAACTGGGTCATgacttttttatatttcccATTTCTATGTTACATTTCAGTAAAAGAGGTTGGTGAAGCCAAAAGGATATCCTATAATAGGATAAAACGTTTGCCTGACGACTCCAATGAAATAGACACTCCTTGGAATTTAACCGATGGGTATAGcgatgaaaatgatgatcTGTTCAATCCAGACGTTATTGGAAGTATTAGGGCAAATAGGTGTAAGAATAAAACCGCTTTAAAATTACAGAAAGAGGCAGAAAATGAGGatccattttttaatgtcACCAATAACTGGCATgttaatgttaaaaaatctGTTCAACCGTATGATAAAGGTTCCATTAGCGGGATTGGATGGGAAAATTATGCACTTTATGAAAGGTTTAAGGACTTTAAGAAaaactga
- the NST1 gene encoding Nst1p (similar to Saccharomyces cerevisiae YNL091W | NST1 | Negatively affects Salt Tolerance) has protein sequence MGSNKKKSSKRNKSSVNSNTNNNNNSIPPSLKGVEGEMVKDVQFETSNAMATLNNKAQQHRAKLGSSTTLYDESIEYPTSRIIRRAPNGDVIVESLELPNNTSNNSNSGSNSNHAVVKSLLNHKDTPELNFYMDSHWESLTSEEKKEILRIEKSEVFEVIKNYNKHGITKPTTTVTINNGNKNNNDIDNSNNNNNNGDNNDLKDSNINNNNNNNNNNNNNNNTTSTGPNGACNCSICGRRSVSIEEDLEDIYDYIYIQEKLKYPELTYVLFHLNLVKELQQASNNRLQTQRQQEQQLDNNEKECVFPKNSTNVTTLNANVNDNTTYTKLPPPSYDDQKQNTTATNIESVKKDDLDNKIIPSINSQQATHHDNSSSSSNNNNNIGDDENNDNNNNNNNNNNNNRNNDNNIGGNTNLQDHQQTSFIDENQRKLYDEFASEYISGHPAIAEAYVNKMLKFPHMKDLTEDLLKNHGKGFLKAIEQFAPTKSISSHKNNSDEDENYENYTDNEDHPNNAVISTFKDSSDLEHIEETLKKNKNDEIRKMSPHEFKAFRTLLFNGMLNKKKSNFDSTTSSTNNAISFTSKESDTITDSSNNDVSCDKGDKSVNFKNLENFAKLMNSNDPETIEFSNKLIQTLRLMRNEKKIGKEKNVDEYESDGKDNEEKKASKEDTANSNIMNNKADTLPLSIEDTDERHMQLLRQEMFENIVKFTDSNGNKVNGNVNEGTYSDLSKEFQDFIGKVTGTSGMLHTLLAQNNSENKKKIEELNPSEEEINEITEEYMDDESVHLQHMAQLRHSLEQEHKLHIQNQCYHGKNDKEDDGAGEPRCSCNHEFDGYDDDDDNDDYDDNYEEEEGDDEDDDDDDDDEIDEEQRIEEGRRLIQIAITKILQKKLIESFKMKQAEKSRLKLLEELENEEQKKKAKVEKKMKKREKEKKKKKQQQLAREKERELKKLEEQKKKGKPRKRSSKGEKYKEKKLKKPRDAGMNS, from the coding sequence ATGGGGAGTAATAAGAAGAAATCTTCAAAGAGGAATAAATCCAGTGTTAACTCTAACAcgaataacaataataatagcattCCTCCTTCACTCAAAGGGGTGGAGGGAGAAATGGTTAAAGATGTCCAATTTGAAACCAGTAATGCAATGGCCACCTTAAATAACAAGGCGCAGCAGCATAGAGCCAAACTTGGTAGTTCAACCACTCTATATGATGAGTCCATTGAATATCCCACTTCTAGAATTATTAGAAGAGCTCCAAATGGAGATGTAATTGTAGAAAGTTTAGAGCTACCCAATAACACttccaataatagtaatagtggTAGTAATTCTAATCATGCCGTTGTCAAATCCCTTTTAAACCATAAAGATACGCCTGAATTGAACTTTTATATGGATTCACATTGGGAATCATTAACTtctgaagaaaaaaaggaaattttgAGAATCGAAAAGAGTGAAGTTTTTGAAGTTATAAAAAACTATAATAAACATGGTATTACAAAACCTACAACTACTGTTACTATCAATAAcggtaataaaaataataatgatattgataatagtaataataataataataatggtgacaataatgatttgaaagatagtaatattaataacaataataataataataataataataataataataataatacaactTCTACCGGTCCCAATGGCGCTTGTAATTGTTCTATTTGTGGTCGTAGAAGTGTTAGCATTGAAGAAGACTTGGAGGATATTTatgattatatatatattcaagAGAAGCTAAAATACCCTGAACTTACTTACGTTTTGTTTCATTTGAATTTAGTAAAAGAGTTGCAACAAGCTTCTAACAATAGATTACAAACACAAAGACAGCAAGAACAGCAGCTCGATAATAACGAAAAAGAATGTGTTTTTCCTAAGAACAGTACGAATGTTACCACACTAAATGCCAATGTGAACGATAATACTACTTATACAAAGTTGCCGCCGCCTTCTTATGATgatcaaaaacaaaataccACTGCAACCAATATTGAATctgtaaaaaaagatgatcttgataataaaataatacccAGCATTAATTCTCAACAAGCTACGCACCAcgataatagtagtagcagtagtaataataacaataatattggtgatgatgaaaataatgataataataataataataataacaataataataataaccgtaataatgataataatattggtgGTAATACAAATTTACAGGATCACCAACAAACTTCATTTATAGATGAAAATCAAAGGAAGTTGTATGATGAATTTGCATCGGAATATATTAGTGGGCATCCAGCTATTGCTGAAGCCTATGTgaataaaatgttaaaatttCCCCACATGAAAGACTTAACCgaagatttattaaagaatCATGGGAAAGGATTTTTAAAGGCAATAGAGCAGTTTGCGCCTACAAAAAGCATTAGTTCTCATAAGAACAATagtgatgaagatgaaaattatgaaaattACACAGATAATGAAGATCACCCTAATAACGCTGTAATCTCAACTTTTAAGGACAGTTCGGACCTAGAACATATTGAAGAaactttaaagaaaaataaaaatgatgaaataagaaaaatgtCCCCTCATGAATTTAAAGCTTTCCGTACTCTTTTGTTTAATGGAATgctcaataaaaaaaaatcaaatttcGACTCCACTACGTCGTCCACTAATAATGCAATTTCATTTACCTCTAAGGAAAGCGATACTATTACTGATAGTTCCAATAATGATGTCAGTTGTGACAAGGGTGATAAGTCTGTCAActtcaaaaatttagaaaactTTGCTAAGTTAATGAATTCAAATGACCCGGAAACTATTGAATTTAGTAATAAATTGATTCAAACGCTGCGTCTTAtgagaaatgaaaaaaaaattggcaaagaaaaaaatgtggATGAATACGAAAGCGATGGTAAAGATAATGAAGAGAAGAAGGCTAGCAAAGAAGATACTGCCAATAGCAACattatgaataataaagcTGACACTTTACCTTTGAGTATTGAAGACACAGATGAAAGACATATGCAACTTTTGAGACAAGAAatgtttgaaaatataGTGAAATTTACTGATTCTAATGGCAATAAAGTAAATGGCAACGTTAATGAGGGTACCTATAGTGATTTATCTAAAGAATTTCAAGATTTTATTGGAAAGGTTACTGGTACAAGTGGAATGCTTCACACATTATTGGCACAAAATAACAGtgaaaataagaaaaagattgaaGAGTTAAATCCAAGTGAAGAAGAAATCAATGAGATCACAGAAGAATATATGGATGATGAAAGTGTTCACCTTCAACACATGGCACAATTACGCCATAGCCTTGAACAGGAACACAAACTGCATATACAAAATCAGTGCTATCACGGCAAAAACGATAAAGAAGATGACGGTGCTGGAGAACCTAGGTGTTCATGTAATCATGAGTTTGATGGATAcgacgatgatgatgataacgATGATTACGATGATAATTATGAGGAGGAGGAGGGCGACGACGAggacgatgatgatgatgatgatgatgaaataGATGAGGAGCAACGTATTGAAGAGGGCCGAAGATTAATTCAAATTGCCATTACTAAGATtctgcaaaaaaaattaattgaatCGTTTAAAATGAAACAAGCTGAAAAAAGTAGGCTGAAATTGTTGGAAGAATTGGAAAACGAAgaacagaaaaagaaagccaaggtagaaaaaaagatgaagaaaagggaaaaggaaaagaagaagaaaaaacaacaacaattagCTAGGGAAAAAGAAcgtgaattaaaaaaactagaggagcaaaaaaaaaaagggaagcCGAGGAAAAGGAGCTCAAAAGGAGAGaaatacaaagaaaaaaagctGAAGAAGCCAAGAGACGCAGGGATGAacagttga
- the RHO2 gene encoding Rho family GTPase RHO2 (similar to Saccharomyces cerevisiae YNL090W | RHO2 | Ras HOmolog): MSSENNIIRRKLVIIGDGACGKTSLLYVFTLGKFPEQYQPTVFENYVTDCRVDGIDVQLALWDTAGQEEYERLRPLSYSKADVIMIGFAIDDPESLYNTRTKWIQEVVRYCPQAPVILVGLKKDLQDNYKPSRDGYNKEFVKKEDVIRIANEIGAKKYMFCSALTGEGVDDVFEVAVRTSLLVNKNHDNGCCIIS, from the coding sequence atgAGCTCtgaaaataacattatAAGAAGAAAGCTAGTAATAATCGGAGATGGTGCATGTGGAAAGACATCTTTATTATACGTTTTTACCTTAGGTAAATTTCCAGAACAGTATCAACCAACAGTTTTCGAAAACTATGTTACGGATTGTCGAGTTGATGGAATAGATGTGCAGTTGGCTCTTTGGGATACGGCTGGTCAGGAAGAATATGAAAGATTAAGACCACTATCATATTCCAAAGCGGACGTGATAATGATTGGGTTCGCTATTGATGATCCGGAATCATTATATAATACGAGAACAAAGTGGATACAAGAAGTTGTCAGGTATTGTCCCCAAGCACCTGTTATTCTAGTTGGTCTAAAGAAAGATTTGCAAGATAATTATAAACCGAGTAGGGATGgttataataaagaatttgttaaaaaagaagacGTTATTAGAATAGCGAATGAGATTGGtgcaaaaaaatacatgtTTTGTAGTGCATTAACTGGAGAAGGTGTTGATGATGTTTTTGAAGTTGCTGTTAGAACAAGTTTATTAGTTAACAAAAATCATGATAATGGGTGTTGTATCATATCATGA